The following proteins are co-located in the Mesorhizobium australicum WSM2073 genome:
- the folB gene encoding dihydroneopterin aldolase has translation MYVIRMKNCAFFARHGVLDEEEALGQRFYVDASLTVEPGRALVDDAIGETVNYGVAFTVIEEIITGHRRFLIEALALEVAKALSGRFPQIRKAEVTVRKPNAPVPGVLDYVEVTVVWPE, from the coding sequence ATGTATGTCATCCGCATGAAGAATTGCGCCTTCTTTGCCCGGCATGGCGTGCTGGACGAGGAAGAAGCGCTGGGGCAGCGCTTCTATGTCGATGCCTCGCTCACCGTCGAGCCGGGACGCGCGCTCGTCGATGACGCCATCGGGGAAACGGTGAATTACGGCGTCGCCTTCACCGTCATCGAGGAGATCATCACCGGACACCGGCGCTTCCTGATCGAGGCGCTGGCCCTGGAAGTCGCGAAGGCTCTCAGCGGGCGCTTTCCCCAGATCCGGAAAGCCGAGGTCACCGTTCGCAAGCCCAATGCGCCGGTGCCTGGCGTGCTCGATTACGTCGAGGTGACCGTTGTCTGGCCCGAATAA
- a CDS encoding SemiSWEET family sugar transporter has protein sequence MEKVTLIGSLAALCSMTSFAPQAWKIIKTRDTAGISAWMYAITALGFALWLTFGIIKGEWPIIVTNAVCLVLATFILLMRVLPSSKRDMVADAIDPSPGSERPRPPAS, from the coding sequence GTGGAAAAGGTCACGCTCATCGGTTCGCTGGCAGCACTGTGCTCAATGACCAGTTTTGCCCCGCAAGCCTGGAAGATCATCAAGACCCGGGACACGGCTGGCATATCGGCGTGGATGTATGCCATCACTGCGCTGGGCTTCGCGCTGTGGCTGACTTTCGGCATCATCAAAGGCGAATGGCCCATCATAGTCACCAACGCTGTCTGCCTCGTGCTCGCCACTTTTATCCTGCTGATGAGGGTCCTTCCCAGTTCCAAGAGGGACATGGTGGCGGACGCAATCGATCCTTCGCCTGGCTCCGAGAGGCCTCGCCCGCCCGCGTCCTGA
- a CDS encoding helix-turn-helix domain-containing protein: MHVGLDGESSVTDLTPEQSRIARGLLNWPQVRLAVKSGLSEGAIRDFESGRRVPGPRKLSAIRNAFEAGGIRFSTDGPIKAQGEAGALEQCPATREGG, translated from the coding sequence ATGCATGTCGGGCTCGATGGCGAGAGTTCAGTGACTGATCTGACGCCGGAGCAATCGCGGATAGCGCGAGGTCTGCTGAATTGGCCGCAGGTGCGGCTCGCCGTGAAGTCAGGCCTCAGCGAAGGTGCGATACGAGATTTCGAAAGCGGTCGGCGAGTGCCTGGCCCTCGTAAACTTTCAGCGATTCGAAATGCATTTGAAGCGGGCGGCATTCGGTTCTCCACAGATGGCCCGATCAAAGCACAAGGTGAAGCAGGAGCACTGGAGCAGTGCCCTGCGACCCGAGAAGGCGGTTAG
- a CDS encoding Crp/Fnr family transcriptional regulator, with amino-acid sequence MTRKLQIICDLTDSDIGVLEGIQFQKRDFQANQDIVREGDRPTHSFVILEGLVGSTKLTGEGKRQITSVFVPGDIPDLHGMHLSVLDCTFTPLTRVRVGFMRHDALRAICDQHPSIATVFWRSTLIDAAIYREWVTNVGRRDAYARMAHILCELIVRLRSMGLIKDHVAELPIRQAELADALGLSAVHVNRTLQDLRGDGLVVTEGSRFHAVDWPGLVRAGDFETGYLHQRNATSL; translated from the coding sequence TTGACCCGTAAGCTTCAGATAATCTGTGATCTGACGGACTCAGATATCGGTGTATTGGAGGGAATTCAATTCCAGAAGCGGGACTTTCAGGCCAATCAGGACATTGTGCGCGAAGGAGATCGTCCCACCCATTCATTTGTCATCCTGGAGGGTCTGGTCGGGTCCACAAAATTGACTGGGGAGGGTAAACGGCAGATCACGTCGGTCTTTGTTCCGGGCGACATTCCTGATCTCCACGGAATGCACCTGTCTGTTTTGGATTGCACCTTCACACCACTCACGCGCGTCAGGGTTGGCTTCATGCGGCATGATGCGCTGCGGGCCATTTGCGACCAACATCCTTCGATAGCGACGGTGTTTTGGCGCTCGACGCTGATCGACGCGGCTATATATCGAGAGTGGGTCACCAACGTTGGAAGGCGCGACGCGTATGCCCGTATGGCGCATATTCTGTGCGAACTCATCGTCCGCCTTCGCTCTATGGGGCTTATCAAGGACCATGTGGCGGAGCTTCCGATTAGGCAGGCGGAACTTGCCGACGCCTTGGGCTTGTCGGCCGTGCACGTGAACCGAACGCTGCAGGATCTTCGAGGCGACGGACTGGTTGTTACCGAGGGCTCCCGATTTCACGCTGTTGACTGGCCTGGCCTCGTTCGAGCCGGAGACTTTGAAACCGGCTACCTTCACCAAAGGAACGCGACGAGCTTGTGA
- a CDS encoding DUF6894 family protein: MARYFFDTYESDALIKDETGIECGGIEAARNEALAGLIDLARDSLKGVDGHQLAIEIRDENDKKLVRLSLSLQMLLTRRPTAPTAER, encoded by the coding sequence ATGGCGAGATATTTCTTTGACACCTATGAAAGCGATGCGCTCATCAAAGATGAGACTGGCATCGAATGTGGGGGGATCGAAGCCGCACGAAACGAGGCGCTAGCAGGTCTAATCGACTTGGCTAGAGACTCGCTGAAGGGCGTCGACGGACATCAATTGGCGATTGAAATTCGGGACGAGAATGACAAGAAGCTGGTCAGGCTGAGCCTCTCTCTTCAAATGCTGCTAACGCGCCGTCCTACTGCTCCGACTGCCGAGCGGTGA
- a CDS encoding EAL domain-containing protein has protein sequence MRHSVFSFANLPAAIAFVVLVICAILADRENRIVSDQLARADVLAKVNIIRAKLEGNINGNLQLTRGLVSAIVSEPYMGQQRFAALASNLLEQESQLRNVAGAPDLVISLMYPMAGNEKAIGLDYRKSDAQRTAALRARDLRVPVLAGPVDLAQGGQGFIGRFPVFVKTAGGGDRFWGIVSVVVDVERLYKASGLTDGDLDIEIALTGKDGLGGTGDRFFGGESITRANPVTETVHLPSGSWQIAAIPKGGWAASAKNPWTLRAIMALAGALVVLPILVAGRLFGERQKNFAELRRLSGRLELALDASGIGVWEHNIATNELVWDDRVNEIYGKPADRKPRGYDDWASVIHPHDIERAQQDFDAAAAVKGPYSSQYRIVHPNGEIRHVRTRATYFQERNDTPRMIGAEWDVTSDVVLNENLVRERQLSELRNAELEVAKARIEHVALHDSLTGLPNRRYLDDMLATSTRPGERTALLHLDLDRFKQINDTLGHAAGDAMLMHASKVITANAGRADFVARIGGDEFVVICARRDDAELAALADRIIEEMRQPVDFRGHQCRFGVSIGIATNTGEGLDARQLLVNADLALYRAKSRGRNRYEFFNDELQSEIVETKRTADEILGGLERNEFIVFYQPQFDAGTLEIVGVEALARWQHPTRGILGPDVFLRVAEELNVVALIDRTVLKRALADFERWQLQHLDIPHVSVNVSARRLEDKDLIDGLRKLNIGEGTVSFELVESIFLDENDDLVAWNIEHIKDLGIDIEIDDFGTGYASIVSLLKLQPRRLKIDRQLITPITSSLPQRRLVSSIIEIGKSLGIEVVAEGVETMEHARILKDLGCDLLQGYALGRPMDAKALERFAQSRKWPATG, from the coding sequence TTGAGACACTCGGTATTTTCTTTCGCGAACCTGCCGGCGGCGATCGCTTTTGTGGTGCTTGTGATCTGCGCCATTCTCGCCGACCGCGAAAACAGGATCGTTTCAGACCAATTGGCGCGCGCCGACGTCTTGGCCAAGGTGAACATCATAAGGGCCAAGCTGGAAGGCAACATCAACGGTAACCTCCAGCTTACGCGCGGCCTCGTTTCGGCGATCGTGAGCGAGCCCTATATGGGGCAACAGAGGTTTGCGGCACTGGCAAGCAACCTGTTAGAGCAGGAATCTCAGCTGCGCAACGTCGCCGGCGCGCCTGACCTCGTTATCTCGCTCATGTATCCAATGGCTGGCAACGAAAAGGCCATCGGCCTCGATTACCGCAAGAGCGATGCCCAACGCACCGCCGCCCTCAGGGCGCGCGACCTGCGGGTGCCCGTGCTGGCCGGTCCAGTCGACCTGGCGCAAGGAGGGCAGGGCTTCATCGGCCGCTTTCCGGTGTTCGTGAAGACGGCGGGGGGCGGCGATCGCTTCTGGGGCATCGTCTCGGTCGTCGTTGACGTCGAGCGCCTCTACAAGGCAAGCGGGCTTACCGACGGTGATCTCGACATCGAGATCGCCCTGACCGGCAAGGACGGCCTTGGCGGGACGGGTGATCGCTTCTTCGGTGGCGAGAGTATAACGCGCGCCAACCCAGTGACCGAGACAGTGCATCTGCCGTCCGGTTCCTGGCAGATCGCGGCGATCCCAAAAGGTGGCTGGGCCGCATCGGCGAAGAATCCCTGGACCTTGCGGGCCATCATGGCATTGGCGGGGGCGCTTGTCGTGCTACCCATTCTCGTTGCGGGGCGGCTGTTCGGCGAAAGGCAGAAAAACTTCGCCGAGCTCAGGCGATTGTCCGGTCGCCTTGAACTCGCGCTGGATGCGTCGGGGATCGGTGTCTGGGAGCACAACATCGCTACCAACGAGCTGGTGTGGGACGACCGTGTCAACGAAATATACGGTAAGCCGGCTGACCGGAAGCCGCGCGGCTATGATGACTGGGCGTCAGTGATTCATCCGCACGACATCGAACGGGCGCAGCAGGATTTCGATGCCGCGGCGGCGGTGAAGGGACCCTATTCCTCGCAATACCGGATTGTCCATCCGAATGGCGAGATCCGGCATGTGCGCACGCGCGCGACCTATTTCCAGGAGCGCAACGACACGCCCAGGATGATCGGCGCCGAATGGGACGTGACAAGCGACGTCGTGCTCAACGAAAACCTTGTGCGAGAAAGGCAGTTGTCGGAGCTCAGGAACGCCGAGCTTGAAGTGGCCAAGGCGCGCATCGAACATGTGGCGCTCCACGATTCGCTCACCGGTCTGCCGAACCGCCGCTATCTCGACGACATGCTGGCGACGAGCACGCGTCCGGGAGAACGAACCGCGCTCCTGCATTTGGATCTCGACCGCTTCAAGCAGATCAACGACACGCTCGGGCACGCCGCCGGTGACGCCATGTTGATGCATGCCTCGAAGGTCATCACGGCTAATGCGGGACGAGCTGACTTCGTCGCGCGCATTGGCGGCGACGAGTTCGTGGTCATCTGTGCCAGGCGCGACGACGCCGAGCTCGCCGCACTGGCCGACCGCATCATCGAGGAGATGCGGCAACCCGTCGATTTTCGTGGCCACCAGTGCCGGTTCGGCGTTAGCATCGGCATTGCGACGAATACGGGCGAGGGGCTCGACGCACGGCAGCTCCTGGTCAACGCCGATCTTGCCCTTTACCGGGCGAAGAGCCGGGGCCGAAACCGCTACGAGTTCTTCAATGATGAGCTGCAAAGTGAAATCGTGGAGACCAAGCGGACCGCGGACGAGATCCTGGGTGGCCTCGAGCGCAACGAATTCATCGTTTTCTACCAGCCGCAGTTTGACGCCGGCACGTTGGAAATTGTCGGCGTGGAGGCCCTGGCACGCTGGCAGCACCCGACGCGCGGGATCCTGGGCCCTGACGTCTTTTTGAGGGTAGCGGAGGAGCTGAACGTCGTCGCGCTGATCGACCGAACGGTCCTCAAAAGGGCGTTGGCCGATTTTGAGCGCTGGCAGCTTCAGCACCTCGACATTCCACACGTTTCGGTCAACGTCTCGGCACGCCGGCTTGAGGACAAGGACCTGATCGATGGCCTTCGCAAGCTCAACATCGGCGAAGGCACGGTCTCGTTCGAACTTGTCGAGTCCATCTTCCTCGATGAGAATGACGACCTCGTCGCCTGGAACATCGAGCACATCAAGGACCTCGGTATCGACATTGAGATTGACGACTTTGGCACCGGCTACGCCTCGATCGTCAGTCTGCTCAAGCTTCAGCCGCGCCGACTGAAGATCGACCGCCAGCTGATCACACCCATCACCAGCTCGCTGCCGCAACGGCGTTTGGTGTCATCCATCATCGAAATCGGGAAATCGCTCGGAATCGAGGTGGTGGCCGAAGGCGTCGAGACGATGGAGCATGCGCGCATCTTGAAAGATCTCGGCTGCGACCTGCTGCAGGGCTACGCGCTCGGCCGCCCGATGGACGCCAAGGCTCTAGAACGCTTTGCGCAATCTCGCAAATGGCCGGCCACGGGATAG
- a CDS encoding substrate-binding domain-containing protein → MAISPDSVIALETLRTIRRRGMKIPDDVSLITFHDADWTGVTTPPITVVDQPVYALGHSVAELLIRRLEGDIQPPERLVLRTAIITRGSVGPPHP, encoded by the coding sequence GTGGCAATCTCGCCTGACAGTGTCATTGCACTGGAAACCCTGCGGACTATTCGCCGACGCGGCATGAAGATTCCCGACGACGTTTCGCTGATCACCTTTCACGATGCGGATTGGACCGGGGTCACAACTCCGCCGATCACCGTCGTCGACCAGCCGGTCTATGCACTTGGCCATAGCGTCGCGGAACTGCTCATTCGTCGCCTGGAAGGCGATATCCAACCGCCGGAAAGGCTGGTCCTGCGGACCGCAATCATCACGCGAGGCTCGGTGGGTCCACCACATCCGTGA
- a CDS encoding SIR2 family NAD-dependent protein deacylase, with the protein MNDGLESLAKAIGRGSAILFVGAGVSISVGLPSWEKLIEQMAKELGIDDEFSMRRDRFQTLAEYYRIRHGSIGPLRSWMDRNWSVAKDRIEKSELHRLIVMLNFPIIYTTNYDRNLELAFEIYGRRYVKVANARDVAQARQGVTHIVKFHGDFDEDSSLVLTETDYLDRLSFNSPLDVRFRSDALGSTILFIGYSLSDPNIRLLLHRLWQTWHRSGYEKDRPPSFIFMTSRNPVEEAVLGRWGISVVVGELDDPQAALVNFLSQLAEAVEHEPKFHLAEPGGTMPAGRTNGTSGSEGG; encoded by the coding sequence ATGAACGATGGTCTCGAATCACTGGCAAAAGCTATCGGCCGCGGTAGTGCAATCCTCTTCGTCGGGGCGGGTGTCTCGATCAGCGTTGGGCTTCCGTCTTGGGAAAAACTGATCGAGCAGATGGCAAAAGAACTTGGGATCGATGACGAGTTTTCGATGCGCCGCGACCGATTTCAAACTCTGGCCGAGTACTATCGGATACGGCATGGCAGCATCGGACCACTGCGCAGTTGGATGGACAGAAACTGGTCGGTCGCCAAGGATCGGATAGAAAAATCGGAGTTGCATCGCCTCATCGTGATGCTCAATTTCCCCATCATCTATACCACGAATTACGACCGCAACTTGGAACTGGCGTTCGAAATATACGGTCGACGATACGTCAAGGTGGCCAATGCACGGGATGTAGCTCAAGCCCGCCAGGGGGTTACCCACATCGTCAAGTTCCATGGCGACTTCGACGAGGATTCTTCTCTTGTCCTGACCGAAACGGATTATCTTGACCGGCTTTCCTTTAATTCCCCACTCGATGTGCGGTTTCGTTCCGATGCACTTGGCAGCACGATCCTGTTCATAGGCTATAGCCTCTCCGACCCGAACATCCGGTTGCTGTTGCATCGCCTGTGGCAAACCTGGCATCGATCTGGGTATGAAAAAGATCGCCCTCCTTCTTTCATTTTCATGACCAGCCGAAATCCTGTGGAGGAGGCGGTGCTTGGGCGTTGGGGTATTTCAGTGGTCGTCGGCGAACTCGATGATCCGCAAGCTGCTCTGGTGAATTTCCTCAGTCAATTGGCGGAAGCGGTTGAGCATGAGCCGAAGTTTCACCTGGCGGAGCCTGGTGGAACAATGCCGGCCGGGCGCA